In Tripterygium wilfordii isolate XIE 37 chromosome 15, ASM1340144v1, whole genome shotgun sequence, one DNA window encodes the following:
- the LOC120017185 gene encoding THO complex subunit 7A-like: protein MSIRGRRVSGRVETTAANYAFGPLEDDIIIKQRLLTRTTTTRGEPPLKKIQKKFTSFAVETNKEEDNYSDCAKLAKAFLQELYTFEIPLLKSRVVIDANVREKENFDELKDEIDKQILQAQVDIQDLKKQLEESKIERQHKEECEAIRRLIAMQPPRSETHKSITELEKEIAALEAENTATSRLLELRKKQFALLLHVVDELQNTIEEDQKNLIEEMRVAAEDLKSGMEDASGGSEAMVVE, encoded by the exons ATGTCGATAAGGGGAAGAAGAGTCTCCGGTAGGGTTGAAACGACGGCGGCAAACTACGCCTTTGGACCCCTCGAGGATGACATAATTATAAAACAGAGGCTTCTCACacgcaccaccaccaccagaggCGAACCGCCATTGAAGAAGATTCAAAAGAAGTTCACGTCCTTCGCAGTTGAGACGAACAAGGAAGAGGACAACTACTCCGACTGCGCAAAACTGGCCAAGGCGTTCTTGCAGGAGCTGTACACTTTCGAGATCCCGCTCCTCAAGAGTAGAGTCGTCATTGATGCTAATGTTAGAGAGAAGGAGAACTTCGACGAGCTCAAGGACGAGATTGATAAGCAGATTTTGCAGGCGCAGGTTGACATTCAAGACCTAAAGAAGCAGCTGGAGGAGAGTAAGATTGAGAGGCAGCACAAGGAGGAGTGCGAGGCTATCAGGAGATTGATTGCGATGCAGCCACCGAGGTCGGAGACACACAAGTCTATAACAGAGCTCGAGAAAGAGATTGCGGCATTAGAGGCTGAGAATACTGCTACCTCCAGGTTGCTCGAGCTTCGAAAGAAACAATTCGCTCTCTTGCTTCATGTG GTGGATGAGTTGCAAAATACTATAGAGGAAgatcaaaagaatttgattGAGGAAATGAGAGTGGCAGCTGAAGATCTGAAGAGTGGGATGGAGGATGCTAGTGGTGGCTCAGAGGCGATGGTTGTTGAGTAG
- the LOC120016006 gene encoding ubiquinone biosynthesis O-methyltransferase, mitochondrial isoform X2: protein MNPTRLAFIRSMLCQHFRKDPYCAKPFEGLKIVDVGCGGGILSEPLARMGATVTGVDAVEKNIKIARLHADFDPVTAPIEYCCTTAEKLVEERREFDAVISLEVVEHVADPAEFCKSLSALTVPNGATVISTINRTMRSYASAIIAAEYLLHWLPKGTHQWSKFLTPEELVLILQRASVDVRDMAGFVYNPLSGRWSLSDDISVNFIAFGTKNCQ, encoded by the exons ATGAATCCTACAAGACTTGCTTTCATCCGCTCTATGCTTTGTCAGCATTTCAG GAAGGATCCTTATTGTGCCAAACCTTTTGAAGGGCTTAAAATTGTTGATGTTGGATGTGGAGGTGGAATACTTTCCGAG CCATTGGCTCGAATGGGAGCTACTGTTACTGGAGTTGATGCAGTAGAAAAGAATATCAAGATCGCACGCTTGCATGCT GATTTTGATCCAGTTACTGCACCTATTGAATACTGTTGCACAACAGCTG AGAAACTGGTTGAGGAACGGAGGGAATTTGACGCTGTAATTTCTCTGGAG GTGGTTGAGCACGTAGCAGATCCTGCTGAATTTTGCAAGTCTCTTTCAGCATTAACTGTTCCTAATGGAGCTACTGTGATTTCGACAATCAACCGTACCATGAGGTCATATGCGTCTGCCATCATTGCAGCGGAGTACCTTCTTCACTGG CTTCCTAAAGGCACACATCAGTGGTCGAAATTCCTTACTCCTGAAGAACTGGTCCTGATCCTTCAACGTGCTTCTGTGGAT GTTAGAGATATGGCTGGATTTGTGTACAATCCTTTGAGCGGAAGGTGGTCATTATCTGATGATATTAGCGTGAATTTCATTGCCTTTGGAACGAAAAACTGCCAGTGA
- the LOC120016759 gene encoding V-type proton ATPase subunit D-like: MSGQSQRLNVVPTVTMLGVVKARLVGATRGHALLKKKSDALTVQFRQILKEIVSTKESMGEIMKASSFALTEAKYVAGENIKHIVLENVHNASLKVRSRQENIAGVKLPKFEYFTEGETKNALTGLARGGQQVQQCRAAYVKAIEVLVELASLQTSFLTLDEAIKTTNRRVNALENVVKPRLENTVSYIKAELDELEREDFFRLKKIQGYKKREIERQTAAAKEFAEDKFLENVSLQKGISLNSAHNLLSAGMEKDEDIIF; the protein is encoded by the coding sequence ATGTCGGGCCAAAGTCAGCGCTTGAATGTAGTTCCTACTGTTACAATGCTGGGAGTCGTGAAAGCTCGCCTTGTTGGTGCTACAAGAGGTCATGCCCTTTTGAAAAAGAAGAGTGATGCTCTTACTGTTCAGTTCCGTCAAATTCTCAAGGAGATTGTTTCGACAAAGGAATCCATGGGAGAGATCATGAAAGCATCATCATTTGCACTAACTGAAGCAAAGTATGTTGCTGGGGAGAACATCAAGCATATTGTTCTTGAGAATGTTCATAATGCATCCCTGAAGGTTCGCTCTCGACAGGAGAATATTGCTGGTGTGAAGCTTCCTAAGTTTGAGTATTTTACTGAGGGCGAGACAAAAAATGCCCTGACGGGATTAGCCAGAGGTGGGCAACAAGTGCAGCAATGTCGTGCTGCTTATGTAAAAGCAATTGAGGTTCTAGTTGAGCTTGCTTCACTGCAGACATCTTTTTTAACACTCGATGAAGCCATAAAGACCACAAATCGTAGAGTCAATGCTTTGGAGAATGTTGTGAAGCCGAGGTTGGAGAACACAGTAAGTTATATCAAGGCCGAGTTGGATGAGCTTGAAAGGGAGGACTTCTTCCGGTTAAAGAAGATCCAAGGCTATAAGAAGAGGGAAATTGAGAGGCAGACTGCAGCTGCTAAGGAGTTTGCCGAGGACAAGTTTCTAGAGAATGTGTCTTTGCAGAAGGGCATTTCACTAAATTCAGCACACAATTTGTTGTCTGCTGGTATGGAGAAGGATGAGGATATAATTTTCTGA
- the LOC120016760 gene encoding uncharacterized protein LOC120016760 isoform X2, giving the protein MDKKRSMNMHNLMHVEKSTVGRDLGPVTDKLWKNFYERQFGRENTDLVVERMKQKNVSFRWIQLYEAKSKDMTEAMNKSVDRLKQLYKDEDARKQKRTIQLCSKVPPSSKRRFFGESGPGNLSHIKSNLMRKAKSEFLNSREVQNIAAMRKNAVQRNNRTSPMMKPGGSGVKNFASASRHGRS; this is encoded by the exons ATGGATAAGAAGAGATCAATGAACATGCACAAC TTGATGCATGTGGAGAAGAGTACAGTA GGAAGAGATTTAGGTCCAGTGACCGATAAGCTGTGGAAGAATTTCTATGAACGACAGTTTGGTCGTGAGAACACAGACCTTGTAGTTGAGAGGATGAAGCAGAAGAATGTGTCATTTAGATGGATACAATTATATGAG GCCAAATCGAAGGATATGACAGAGGCTATGAACAAATCAGTTGATCGACTTAAGCAACTGTACAAGGATGAAGATGCTC GAAAGCAAAAACGAACTATTCAGCTTTGTTCAAAAGTTCCTCCTAGTAGTAAAAGAAGATTTTTTGGAG AGAGTGGACCTGGCAATCTTTCCCATATAAAAAGCAACTTGATGAGGAAAGCAAAGTCGGAATTCCTTAACAG CCGAGAAGTGCAAAATATTGCAGCCATGAGGAAAAATGCCGTGCAAAGAAATAATCG CACTTCTCCAATGATGAAACCAGGTGGGTCGGGTGTGAAGAATTTTGCTTCAGCATCTCGACATGGGAGATCTTAA
- the LOC120017186 gene encoding norbelladine synthase-like — MDGQLSHELELNVPASEAWEVYSTLKLAKLVEEQLDAIEKAEVLEGDGGVGTIIRLTFAPGIQGPVGYKEKFTKVDNENRVKETEVVEGGFLELGFTLYRVRFEVIEKGKDSSIIRSTIEYTVKEEAAANASFVSIEPLADIAELVKSHLAKNKTS; from the exons ATGGATGGCCAACTCTCACACGAACTGGAGTTGAACGTGCCGGCAAGTGAAGCGTGGGAGGTTTATAGCACGCTTAAGCTGGCAAAACTTGTTGAAGAACAGCTTGATGCCATTGAGAAAGCTGAAGTTCTTGAAGGCGATGGCGGTGTTGGAACAATTATCAGGCTTACTTTTGCTCCAG GCATTCAAGGGCCGGTTGGTTACAAAGAGAAGTTCACCAAGGTCGACAACGAGAATCGCGTGAAAGAAACAGAAGTGGTTGAAGGTGGGTTTCTGGAGTTGGGATTCACTCTGTACAGGGTCCGGTTTGAGGTCATAGAGAAAGGAAAAGACTCTTCCATCATCAGAAGCACAATCGAGTATACTGTCAAGGAAGAGGCAGCTGCTAATGCTTCGTTTGTCAGTATCGAGCCACTCGCAGACATTGCTGAACTTGTCAAAAGCCACCTCGCCAAGAACAAAACAAGTTAA
- the LOC120016006 gene encoding ubiquinone biosynthesis O-methyltransferase, mitochondrial isoform X1 has translation MASISISRLRLRCPSPLNFNLRLFSSTSAAATTDLSPKASTNHRKTSNPSSLNQHELAKFAAIADTWWDSEGPFKPLHVMNPTRLAFIRSMLCQHFRKDPYCAKPFEGLKIVDVGCGGGILSEPLARMGATVTGVDAVEKNIKIARLHADFDPVTAPIEYCCTTAEKLVEERREFDAVISLEVVEHVADPAEFCKSLSALTVPNGATVISTINRTMRSYASAIIAAEYLLHWLPKGTHQWSKFLTPEELVLILQRASVDVRDMAGFVYNPLSGRWSLSDDISVNFIAFGTKNCQ, from the exons ATGGCTTCCATCTCAATTTCAAGGCTTAGACTTCGTTGTCCTTCTCCACTCAATTTCAATCTAAGACTCTTCTCTTCCACCTCCGCAGCCGCCACTACTGATCTCTCTCCCAAGGCCTCCACAAATCACCGGAAGACATCCAATCCATCTTCTTTGAATCAGCATGAGCTCGCTAAATTCGCTGCTATTGCCGATACGTG GTGGGATTCTGAAGGGCCATTCAAACCTTTGCATGTAATGAATCCTACAAGACTTGCTTTCATCCGCTCTATGCTTTGTCAGCATTTCAG GAAGGATCCTTATTGTGCCAAACCTTTTGAAGGGCTTAAAATTGTTGATGTTGGATGTGGAGGTGGAATACTTTCCGAG CCATTGGCTCGAATGGGAGCTACTGTTACTGGAGTTGATGCAGTAGAAAAGAATATCAAGATCGCACGCTTGCATGCT GATTTTGATCCAGTTACTGCACCTATTGAATACTGTTGCACAACAGCTG AGAAACTGGTTGAGGAACGGAGGGAATTTGACGCTGTAATTTCTCTGGAG GTGGTTGAGCACGTAGCAGATCCTGCTGAATTTTGCAAGTCTCTTTCAGCATTAACTGTTCCTAATGGAGCTACTGTGATTTCGACAATCAACCGTACCATGAGGTCATATGCGTCTGCCATCATTGCAGCGGAGTACCTTCTTCACTGG CTTCCTAAAGGCACACATCAGTGGTCGAAATTCCTTACTCCTGAAGAACTGGTCCTGATCCTTCAACGTGCTTCTGTGGAT GTTAGAGATATGGCTGGATTTGTGTACAATCCTTTGAGCGGAAGGTGGTCATTATCTGATGATATTAGCGTGAATTTCATTGCCTTTGGAACGAAAAACTGCCAGTGA
- the LOC120016760 gene encoding uncharacterized protein LOC120016760 isoform X1: MDKKRSMNMHNVSTMPKREAPSLLNLCIFTAIDNVRYLGDVGETDEDLLDRILPHCTLDQLMHVEKSTVGRDLGPVTDKLWKNFYERQFGRENTDLVVERMKQKNVSFRWIQLYEAKSKDMTEAMNKSVDRLKQLYKDEDARKQKRTIQLCSKVPPSSKRRFFGESGPGNLSHIKSNLMRKAKSEFLNSREVQNIAAMRKNAVQRNNRTSPMMKPGGSGVKNFASASRHGRS, from the exons ATGGATAAGAAGAGATCAATGAACATGCACAACGTAAGTACCATGCCAAAGAGAGAAGCTCCCTCATTGTTAAATCTTTGTATTTTTACAGCTATAGATAATGTAAGGTATCTAGGGGATGTTGGAGAAACTGATGAGGATCTTCTTGACCGCATTCTGCCACATTGTACGCTTGACCAGTTGATGCATGTGGAGAAGAGTACAGTA GGAAGAGATTTAGGTCCAGTGACCGATAAGCTGTGGAAGAATTTCTATGAACGACAGTTTGGTCGTGAGAACACAGACCTTGTAGTTGAGAGGATGAAGCAGAAGAATGTGTCATTTAGATGGATACAATTATATGAG GCCAAATCGAAGGATATGACAGAGGCTATGAACAAATCAGTTGATCGACTTAAGCAACTGTACAAGGATGAAGATGCTC GAAAGCAAAAACGAACTATTCAGCTTTGTTCAAAAGTTCCTCCTAGTAGTAAAAGAAGATTTTTTGGAG AGAGTGGACCTGGCAATCTTTCCCATATAAAAAGCAACTTGATGAGGAAAGCAAAGTCGGAATTCCTTAACAG CCGAGAAGTGCAAAATATTGCAGCCATGAGGAAAAATGCCGTGCAAAGAAATAATCG CACTTCTCCAATGATGAAACCAGGTGGGTCGGGTGTGAAGAATTTTGCTTCAGCATCTCGACATGGGAGATCTTAA
- the LOC119979787 gene encoding uncharacterized protein LOC119979787 — protein sequence MKKEKLNVWKITVIKGQHTCTNASLHQGHRQLDSEYIAEEVLPMVRADLKINIVAIQAFASSQLQLLQAIQVANPGSVVNFNYKDIVSNRATFGRVFWAFWPCIVGFQSSRPLISIDGTHLYGKYKGKLLIAVGFDADNGLFLLCFVIVDEESADNWGWFIACIRSYVTDRRGICVLSDRHAGILAAMRDGWPEPFAYHRYCSRHFVSNFNTHFKDKDLKQAVVTMANEESKNKFDFWMSCGKDLNIVAWEHLNSARKEKWSKAYDDGHIYGNMTTNMSEIFNSVLKGGRFLPITTLVHLTFYRCNKYFVKRRIEAEEFRLRGIDLPPQVFGHISCETAKSKREQVRMFNHNPPTFECCSANRIDWSIYMEPYFTIGAYESTYAPVFSPIPDETCWPDYLGPMVVVDDAQRRKREGRPKSTRLRNDMDAREGRTTNKFKELTDGVDRGGGSSSHARVAGVRITRESRPSSDNQSVLHMQSNHRLEDIWRGQDTGEPIRFGQHMFWPLDPRVRPYVIQAGFYGITQIGNINLIMDY from the exons atgaaaaaggaaaagctTAATGTATGGAAGATAACAGTAATTAAAGGGCAGCACACATGTACAAATGCGTCACTGCATCAGGGTCATCGACAGTTGGATTCAGAATATATCGCAGAGGAGGTGCTACCTATGGTAAGAGcagatttgaaaataaatatagtaGCTATTCAGGCCTTTGCTAGTTCTCAGTTACA ATTGTTGCAAGCAATACAAGTTGCAAATCCAGGGTCGGTGGTTAATTTTAACTATAAGGACATTGTCAGCAATCGGGCTACGTTTGGTCGTGTATTCTGGGCATTTTGGCCTTGTATAGTCGGCTTTCAATCCTCTCGTCCTTTGATAAGTATTGATGGCACACATTTGTATGGGAAATACAAAGGCAAATTGTTGATCGCGGTTGGGTTTGATGCAGATAACGGCCTTTTCCTGTTGTGCTTTGTTATTGTAGACGAAGAAAGTGCTGATAATTGGGGATGGTTCATAGCATGCATTCGTTCTTATGTTACCGATCGAAGAGGCATTTGTGTGTTGTCTGATCGACACGCTGGTATTTTGGCAGCAATGCGTGATGGTTGGCCAGAACCATTTGCTTATCATAGGTATTGCTCGAGACATTTTGTGAGTAATTTCAACACCCATTTTAAAGATAAAGATTTGAAACAAGCGGTTGTCACAATGGCTAACGAAGAATCTAAGAATAAATTCGACTTTTGGATGTCGTGTGGTAaggatttgaacattgttgCGTGGGAGCACCTAAATAGTGCCAGGAAAGAAAAGTGGAGTAAAGCATATGATGATGGCCACATATACGGTAACATGACTACTAATATGTCTGAAATCTTCAATAGTGTTCTGAAAGGTGGAAGATTTTTGCCTATTACAACACTGGTTCATCTGACATTTTACAGGTGcaacaaatattttgttaaGAGGAGGATTGAAGCAGAAGAATTTAGATTACGAGGGATTGATTTGCCACCGCAAGTTTTTGGACATATTAGTTGTGAGACTGCGAAGTCTAAGCGGGAACAAGTCCGAATGTTCAACCATAATCCTCCTACATTTGAG TGTTGTTCAGCTAATAGAATCGattggagtatatatatggaGCCATATTTTACAATTGGGGCATATGAAAGCACATATGCCCCAGTTTTTAGTCCGATACCCGATGAGACATGTTGGCCTGATTATTTAGGACCGATGGTTGTCGTTGATGATGCACAACGAAGGAAAAGGGAAGGTCGCCCCAAGTCAACCAGGCTTAGGAATGATATGGATGCACGGGAAGGTCGCACTACAAACAA GTTCAAGGAGCTGACGGATGGCGTGGACAGGGGTGGAGGATCATCGAGTCATGCTAGAGTAGCCGGTGTCCGCATTACTAGGGAGTCTCGTCCTAGTTCAGACAATCAATCTGTTCTTCATATGCAGTCAAACCATCGTTTGGAAGACATTTGGCGTGGACAG GATACAGGAGAACCAATCAGATTTGGGCAGCATATGTTCTGGCCATTGGATCCACGAGTTAGACCTTATGTTATCCAGGCAGGTTTCTATGGTATCACCCAGATAGGTAACATAAACTTGATAATGGATTACTAA